A single Glycine soja cultivar W05 chromosome 14, ASM419377v2, whole genome shotgun sequence DNA region contains:
- the LOC114384304 gene encoding serine/threonine protein phosphatase 2A 59 kDa regulatory subunit B' gamma isoform-like, producing the protein MIKQIFGKIPRKPSKSSHNNSNGEGGFNDGFSLNSSSNTLLKSNSVSSKSSSSGSVGSRSGNETIAQHYSNQSKKSAPTTGSVMASAAYEALPSFRDVPSSEKHNLFIRKLNLCCVVFDFNDPAKHLKEKDVKRQTLLELVDYVSSVNSKFNELVMQEMTKMVATNLFRTLPSSNHDGRLADMGEPDEEETVLEPAWPHLQIVYEFLFRFVASPEMDAKLAKRYIDHSFVLRLLDLFDSEDQRERDYLKTILHRIYGKFMVHRPFIRKAINNIFYRFIFETEKHSGIAELLEILGSIINGFALPLKEEHKLFLARALIPLHKPKCVALYHQQLSYCITQFVEKDVKLADTVVRGLLKYWPITNSAKEVMFLSELEEVLEATQAAEFQRCVIPLFRQIGRCLNSLHFQVAERALFLWNNDHIRNLILQNSKVILPIIFPAMEKNIRDHWNQAVQSLTMNVRKIFSDADQALFDECLKRFQEEEIKDREKQEKRESIWKQLEDVAAANAVSSEAILVSRFVSSVAIATSANQLATAGG; encoded by the exons ATGATTAAACAGATATTCGGTAAAATACCTCGCAAACCCTCAAAATCATCTCACAATAATTCAAACGGGGAAGGAGGTTTCAATGATGGTTTCTCACTGAACTCATCTTCTAATACCCTCTTGAAATCCAATTCAGTTTCTTCAAAATCTTCAAGTTCTGGTTCAGTTGGGTCTCGTTCTGGGAATGAGACTATTGCTCAACACTATTCAAACCAATCTAAGAAATCAGCTCCTACTACAGGTTCAGTAATGGCTTCTGCAGCTTATGAGGCTTTGCCTAGTTTCAGGGATGTTCCTAGCTCGGAGAAGCATAATCTTTTTATTAGAAAGTTGAATTTGTGCTGTGTTGTGTTTGATTTCAATGATCCTGCCAAGCATCTCAAAGAGAAGGATGTGAAGCGGCAAACTCTACTTGAgcttgttgattatgtttcatcCGTGAATTCGAAGTTCAACGAGTTAGTGATGCAGGAGATGACCAAGATGGTGGCAACCAATTTATTTCGCACTCTGCCTTCTTCCAATCATGATGGAAGGTTGGCAGACATGGGTGAGCCTGACGAAGAGGAAACTGTTTTGGAACCAGCGTGGCCTCATCTGCAGATTGTGTATGAATTTCTCTTTAGATTTGTGGCTTCACCTGAGATGGATGCTAAGCTTGCTAAAAGATACATTGATCATTCGTTTGTGTTGAGGCTGCTTGACCTTTTTGACTCGGAAGACCAAAGAGAGAGGGATTACCTGAAGACTATCCTCCATCGCATTTATGGGAAGTTCATGGTGCATCGGCCATTCATTAGAAAAGCTATCAACAATATCTTTTACAGGTTCATATTTGAGACAGAGAAACACAGTGGGATTGCAGAGTTGCTTGAAATATTGGGCAGCATAATCAATGGTTTTGCTTTGCCTTTGAAGGAAGAGCATAAGCTGTTTCTGGCCCGTGCATTGATCCCGCTTCACAAGCCTAAGTGTGTtgcactttatcatcaacagcTTTCTTATTGCATTACTCAGTTTGTTGAGAAGGACGTCAAACTAGCTGATACTGTGGTAAGAGGTCTTTTGAAATATTGGCCGATAACTAATAGTGCAAAGGAGGTAATGTTCCTTAGTGAGTTGGAGGAAGTTTTAGAGGCAACTCAAGCAGCAGAATTTCAGCGATGTGTGATCCCACTATTTCGACAAATTGGTAGATGCCTCAATAGCTTACACTTTCAG GTAGCTGAACGAGCACTGTTTCTGTGGAACAATGATCATATTCGAAATTTGATCTTACAAAACAGCAAAGTGATACTGCCTATAATCTTCCCTGCTATGGAGAAAAATATACGGGACCATTGGAATCAAGCAGTTCAGAGCTTGACCATGAATGTTAGAAAAATATTCTCTGATGCTGACCAGGCACTTTTTGATGAATGCTTGAAGAGATtccaagaagaagaaatcaaggATAGGGAGAAGCAAGAAAAGCGAGAATCCATATGGAAACAACTGGAAGATGTTGCTGCAGCTAATGCTGTAAGCAGTGAGGCCATCCTTGTGTCAAGGTTTGTGTCCTCTGTTGCAATTGCTACCAGTGCGAATCAATTGGCAACTGCAGGTGGTTGA
- the LOC114384305 gene encoding plant UBX domain-containing protein 4-like, producing the protein MEGEKENPDCNATLVNSFCEITSSSKEEALFFLESHNFDLDAAVSTFLDNANNPLIPQNDDVVVAANPNPNSVSPPSDSHSPDFNPSRSPSPSPSPTRTPYELRSRRSLGKKPSTSRQGKIRTLGDLKRSSRDDDSDSDPDFEPDEYYTGGEKSGMLVRDPTRGNSNNNNSVDDIFDQARQVAVDAPPENPRSSSRSGSFSGTARLLSGERLPSAAAAAPAPQRVEEVTHTVTFWRNGFSVNDGPLRRLDDPQNAPFLESIKKSECPKELEPADRRTAVHVNLTRRDEDYPEPVKPRHRAFQGVGRTLGSTSSSNDEPIQTTGASPSTAPLPTMGLIVDEAQSVTSIQLRLADGTRMVSRFNHHHTIRDVRAFIDASRPGGVRSYQLQSMGFPPKQLANLDQTIEQAGIANSVVIQKL; encoded by the exons atggaaggagagaaagagaatcCCGATTGTAACGCCACTTTGGTGAACTCCTTCTGCGAAATCACTTCCTCTTCCAAAGAAGAAGCCCTTTTCTTTTTGGAGAGCCACAATTTCGACCTAGACGCCGCCGTTTCCACTTTCCTCGACAACGCCAACAACCCTCTCATCCCTCAAAACGACGACGTCGTTGTCGCCGCAAACCCAAACCCCAACTCCGTTTCCCCTCCCTCCGATTCTCACTCCCCGGACTTCAACCCTTCCAGGTCTCCTTCGCCGTCTCCGTCGCCGACTCGCACGCCCTACGAGCTCCGATCCCGCAGGTCTCTCGGCAAGAAACCCTCCACCAGCCGCCAAGGCAAAATTCGCACTCTCGGCGATCTCAAACGCTCCTCCCGCGATGATGATTCCGATTCCGATCCCGATTTCGAACCCGACGAGTACTACACCGGCGGCGAAAAGAG TGGGATGCTTGTTCGAGATCCTACCAGAGgaaacagcaacaacaacaacagtgtGGATGATATCTTTGATCAAGCGAGGCAGGTTGCTGTTGATGCACCTCCGGAGAATCCTCGAAGCTCGTCGAGGTCGGGAAGTTTTAGTGGCACGGCGAGGTTGCTCTCTGGAGAGAGATTGCcatctgctgctgctgctgctcctGCTCCTCAGCGTGTAGAGGAAGTTACCCACACTGTCACTTTCTGGAGGAATGGGTTCTCTGTCAATGATGGTCCTCTACGGAGGTTGGATGATCCGCAAAACGCACCGTTTCTGGAG AGCATAAAGAAGTCCGAATGTCCCAAAGAGCTTGAGCCAGCAGATAGGAGGACTGCTGTCCATGTCAACCTCACAAGGCGGGATGAAGACTACCCT GAACCAGTGAAGCCACGCCATCGTGCTTTCCAGGGTGTTGGAAGAACTTTAGGTAGCACCAGCTCCAGCAATGATGAACCTATTCAAACAACTGGTGCTTCACCAAGTACTGCTCCATTGCCAACAATGGGTTTAATTGTAGATGAGGCACAGTCAGTGACATCAATCCAGCTGAGGTTGGCTGATGGCACACGCATGGTTTCTCGCTTCAATCACCATCATACAATCCGAGATGTTCGAGCATTCATTGATGCATCAAGACCCGGGGGTGTAAGAAGTTACCAACTGCAGTCAATGGGTTTTCCTCCCAAACAACTCGCTAATTTGGACCAGACTATAGAACAAGCTGGTATTGCCAACTCAGTTGTCATCCAAAAGTTGTAG
- the LOC114384309 gene encoding uncharacterized protein LOC114384309: MASSLTTLAITYSPVNNGSRGFRKSVNASKGRCCIKAMRIEKSLEELYNVKVERKVPPERLAELGVSKWSVWKTGKSRLPWDWQVDQLVYIEEGEVRVVPEGSQRFMQFVAGDLVRYPKWFEADLWFNGPYQERYSFRAYGDDH, from the coding sequence ATGGCAAGCTCTTTGACAACATTAGCCATTACCTATTCTCCTGTCAACAATGGTTCCAGGGGTTTCAGAAAGTCAGTTAATGCTTCTAAAGGAAGGTGTTGCATAAAAGCAATGAGGATAGAGAAATCCTTGGAGGAATTGTACAATGTGAAGGTGGAAAGAAAAGTTCCTCCTGAGAGACTAGCGGAGCTTGGAGTTTCAAAATGGTCAGTGTGGAAGACTGGGAAAAGCAGGTTGCCTTGGGACTGGCAGGTAGACCAACTGGTGTACATAGAAGAAGGGGAAGTGAGAGTTGTGCCTGAAGGAAGCCAGCGTTTCATGCAATTTGTGGCCGGAGACTTGGTCCGGTACCCAAAGTGGTTTGAAGCTGACCTCTGGTTCAATGGTCCATATCAAGAACGTTATAGTTTCAGAGCATATGGTGATGATCATTGA